A single genomic interval of Numenius arquata chromosome 14, bNumArq3.hap1.1, whole genome shotgun sequence harbors:
- the FAM234A gene encoding protein FAM234A, translating into MDNKDSEAEIHPLKTEDVKVQENHENSVERRIISKQSSRLSRLSRWRTAAFFISLFLCLIIVFAFSFIIPCPERPVSERTWFRNYDNAVAYPFLAVEDVNEDKVQDVLFAFKASNGSGSFNRTCLDEGLPSTCAFVAAVSGTNGRALWERPAAEEVEWMECGIKQLGGTEAPGCLLVGKPVSLTAVDLRTGEVQWRQSSDFGANYTVLTPVSVIPDVDSDGVQDLMIFIATGDKIKTFIHSGKNGNQIGSAGSLDVDGKARYIRLNLGSSSYFLFYTENSLYAYSLKDLYSAATGMEIKLPSFEQDPQWEKNIDRTTHRLSLLSSRGIRYLAKIPGHSRENILVVNSETATLINTQNLQTLWTLNVSHVVSEPLLGYYKPDVLGIVLESEIGPDRKKVMIVESGSGAVQWDLKLNSRAESPGPATLSTADHRSAFLIWGEYQVAGNETRSRVPLQKLYLFHPSYTNVLLELRNSTDQIVAFDAMLFERSRHACYVLLRGPQPSEEPGPVSLMKRKLKEDVSESRVIWLSQVAVDSEQYVRDRLYRMRFHSRA; encoded by the exons GACCGAGGACGTAAAAGTTCAAGAGAACCATGAAAACTCTGTGGAGAGGAGAATTATCAGCAAGCAGTCATCGCGACTGTCTCGGCTGTCCCGCTGGCGCACTGCCGCCTTCTTCATCTCGTTGTTTCTGTGTCTGATAattgtgtttgctttctcttttatcATTCCTTGCCCAGAGAGGCCAGTTTCAGAAAGAACATGGTTCCGAAACTACGACAACGCAG TGGCCTACCCGTTTCTCGCTGTAGAAGATGTGAACGAAGACAAAGTGCAAGATGTCCTCTTTGCTTTCAAAGCCAGCAACGGCAGCGGCAGCTTCAACAGAACCTGCTTGGATGAAG GTCTGCCTTCTACCTGTGCGTTTGTtgcggctgtgtccggcacgaaCGGCAGAGCGCTGTGGGAGAGGCCTGCTGCTGAGGAGGTGGAGTGGATGGAGTGTGGCATCAAGCAGCTGGGGGGGACTGAGGCCCCGGGGTGCCTGCTGGTGGGGAAGCCCGTGTCTCTGACGGCAGTTGACCTGCGGACAG GGGAGGTTCAGTGGAGACAGTCCAGTGACTTTGGAGCTAATTATACCGTGCTGACTCCTGTGTCGGTGATTCCAGATGTGGATAGCGATGGAGTTCAGGACCTGATGATCTTTATTGCTACTGGAGATAAG ATTAAGACCTTCATCCATTCAGGAAAAAATGGCAATCAGATCGGCTCCGCTGGCAGCCTGGACGTGGATGGGAAAGCTCGTTATATCAGGCTGAACCTGGGCTCCTCCTCCTACTTCCTTTTCTATACAG aaaactcTCTCTATGCATATTCCCTGAAAGATCTCTACAGTGCGGCAACTGGGATGGAAATTAAGCTTCCCAGCTTTGAGCAAGATCCTCAGTGGGAGAAGAACATTGACCGCACCACGCACCGCTTATCCCTTCTCAG CTCCAGAGGCATTCGTTACCTGGCAAAAATTCCTGGGCATTCACGGGAGAACATCTTGGTTGTAAACTCCGAGACAGCCACGCTGATCAACACGCAAAATCTTCAGACTTTGTGGACCCTCAATGTGTCCCACGTTGTGAG TGAGCCGCTGCTTGGTTACTACAAACCTGATGTTCTTGGCATTGTCCTTGAGAGCGAAATTGGACCCGACAGAAAGAAG GTGATGATTGTTGAGAGCGGATCCGGAGCAGTCCAGTGGGACCTGAAGCTGAACTCGAGAGCGGAGAGCCCTGGGCCAGCCACGCTTTCTACTGCTGATCACCGGTCCGCCTTCCTCATCTGGGGCGAATACCAGGTGGCAGGAAATGAAACG AGATCCAGAGTTCCTCTCCAGAAGCTGTATCTTTTCCATCCTTCCTACACTAACGTCCTGTTGGAGCTCCGCAATAGCACAGACCAAATCGTTGCATTCGATG CCATGCTGTTCGAGCGCAGCCGCCACGCCTGCTACGTGCTGCTGAGGGGGCCTCAGCCCAGCGAGGAGCCGGGGCCCGTGTCTCTGATGAAGCGTAAGCTGAAGGAGGACGTCTCCGAGAGCAGGGTGATCTGGCTGAGCCAGGTGGCGGTGGACAGCGAGCAGTACGTCCGGGACCGCCTCTACAGGATGCGATTCCACAGCCGGGCCTAA